In a genomic window of Candidatus Latescibacterota bacterium:
- the ltrA gene encoding group II intron reverse transcriptase/maturase, whose product MSSSNSLTPTGDLDAWRVTESSPFDFASVEYIVSNASITEAWKKVRSNKGAPGADGICIEKFQKWVRPQWHDIKKQLLDGTYVPSPALRVEIPKESGGVRRLGIPRVLDRVLMQAIAMVLGEMFNPTFSDNSFGYMPHRSVQQAVRQAQSFYRQGYTIQIDIDLEKFFDTVNHDVLMERVARKVKNKGLLRLLGRFLRAGVMVDGRLRPTRLGVPQGSPVSPILSNILLDDLDKELEKRGHKFIRYADDLAIFVKSKRAGERVMASISRYLECKLKVKVNQAKSKVSPVKESSVLGFEIHHKKLRTLDCKVRKFKRELKLITRRCPGISIGSRIIRLKHYAQGWMAHYGCGLKYNDAVALDGWMRRRLRMCYWKQWRRPRRRIRALINLGVNKREAIRLGLSRKSYWRLSKTLATNSGLSNAHFDEIGLISLRTLWCKIHHPATAR is encoded by the coding sequence ATGAGCTCAAGTAATTCGTTGACCCCGACCGGGGATTTGGATGCTTGGCGCGTCACAGAATCATCTCCTTTCGATTTTGCATCGGTGGAATACATCGTATCCAATGCGAGTATAACCGAAGCATGGAAAAAGGTCAGATCCAATAAAGGAGCGCCCGGTGCCGATGGTATCTGCATCGAGAAATTCCAAAAATGGGTTCGACCCCAGTGGCATGACATCAAGAAGCAACTGCTGGACGGGACCTATGTGCCTTCGCCAGCGCTTCGGGTTGAAATTCCAAAGGAGTCTGGGGGAGTGCGCCGTTTAGGTATTCCCCGTGTGTTAGACCGAGTGCTGATGCAAGCCATTGCAATGGTGCTCGGAGAAATGTTCAACCCCACCTTCTCAGATAACAGCTTTGGCTACATGCCCCATCGATCCGTGCAGCAAGCTGTAAGACAGGCTCAGTCGTTCTATCGGCAAGGCTATACCATTCAGATCGATATTGATCTGGAGAAGTTCTTCGACACTGTGAATCACGATGTTCTTATGGAACGCGTGGCGCGCAAAGTGAAGAATAAAGGCCTGCTCAGACTACTGGGCCGTTTCCTGCGAGCAGGCGTCATGGTGGATGGCCGTCTGCGGCCAACCCGACTCGGGGTCCCGCAAGGGAGTCCGGTCTCGCCTATATTGAGCAACATCCTGCTGGATGATCTCGATAAGGAGCTGGAGAAGAGAGGACATAAATTCATTCGATATGCTGACGATCTGGCGATCTTCGTCAAATCAAAGCGGGCGGGTGAACGCGTGATGGCCAGTATTAGCCGCTACCTAGAGTGCAAGCTCAAAGTAAAGGTGAACCAGGCCAAGAGTAAAGTGAGCCCTGTCAAAGAGAGTTCTGTACTCGGATTCGAAATTCACCACAAGAAGCTTCGAACGCTGGACTGTAAGGTCCGGAAGTTCAAGCGCGAGCTAAAACTGATCACACGCCGATGTCCGGGTATATCCATAGGATCCCGCATCATCCGCCTGAAGCACTATGCTCAGGGATGGATGGCGCATTATGGATGCGGGCTGAAGTACAATGATGCGGTTGCTCTTGACGGCTGGATGAGGAGACGTCTTAGAATGTGCTATTGGAAACAATGGCGCAGACCACGGCGCAGAATCCGGGCATTGATTAATCTGGGAGTGAATAAGCGTGAGGCAATCCGTTTGGGGTTATCACGTAAAAGCTACTGGCGACTCTCAAAGACATTGGCCACTAACAGTGGATTGAGCAACGCACACTTCGACGAGATCGGACTCATTTCCTTGCGTACGTTATGGTGCAAGATTCACCATCCGGCTACGGCCCGATAG